From Alteromonas sp. BL110:
GAAAGAAGAAATTGCCAAACGTAAGCAGCTGACTACTATGCTTAAGCAAGGAAAGTTTAAACCCGACAATGATGCTTATCTCTCGCGGTTTATTCACCCTTCTCGTTTAGAGGATGAAAACGTGGCTGGCGTTGTAAGATCAATGGCTCAGGATTTAGGTAAAACAACGCTTCTTAACCACACGCTCGCCACAACACCACGAGAGAGTACCGTAAAAGCACTGGCGAAGATCAATGCGCCATTAACGTTAATTACCGCTCAGCAGGACGCGATTGCGCCAGCAGATGCAATACAACGACTTAAAAGCGTATTGCCTAAAGCAACTTTCCATACCATTGGTGATGCCGGACATATGCTGGTGCTTGAGCAAACTGACGCCGTAGCGTCTATTATTGCGAAACAAATTAGCGTATAAAATTACATCATATTTACCACTATAGCGTTGCATAAGCCGTGGGTAAGTGGATAATGCGCCACCAGAAAATTGGGTTAGAAAGGCATTGCAAATGAGGCAATTCAAAAGTCAGGCGGAAGCAGAAGCCGCTGGAGTATACGTAAGTAAAGTAAAGAGCTTTGTTAAGCGCGAAGGCAGACTTACAAAAGCACAAGAAAAAGCACTAGCAGATTACTGGCCAACCAAAGGCATAGACTATGTTGACGCCCCCTTGTATTTACCAGAGGTGTTTGGCCGAGACGCAGAAGTGGTTGTGGAAATTGGCTTTGGCATGGGTAAATCTCTAGTTGAGATGGCGGCAAACGCACCTGAAAAAGATTTTATTGGCATTGAAGTACATCGCCCTGGCGTAGGTGCATGCTTAGCTGACGCCAGTGAGCAAGGCGTTGAGAACTTGCGTGTAATGGAGCATGACGCGGTTGAAGTGCTGAAAAATATGATCCCTGATGGCTCATTGAGCCGCCTGCAATTATTTTTCCCAGATCCGTGGCACAAGAAGCGTCACCACAAGCGTCGTATTGTACAGCCCGAGTTTGTTGAATTAGTTCGCACCAAGTTAGCTATTGGCGGCTGCTTTCATATGGCAACTGACTGGGAACAATACGCTGAACACATGCTAGACGTTATGACCCATGCTGAGGGCTACACTAATACCGCAACCGATGGCGATTATGTGCCTCGTCCGGACTACCGTCCAATTACTAAGTTTGAAACTCGCGGTCAGAAATTAGGCCATGGAGTGTGGGATCTAATTTTCGAGCGAACTAAGTAATGATTTTATCTCCTCAAAGTCAGCTGTTAGAACGTAATATTGCGCTTTTCGATGAAGGCCAGTGGGCATTTATTAACCCTGCTGACGCGTATTTCCTAGACGGCCTTAAATCGCAAGAAGTCACGGTTCTTCACCAGTATTTCGATATTTTTTCGGAATGCGTGCGCGTCATACCTTCAGTATCGTTTGATAGCAGAGACATTACACACACAGGCTTTGAGGTGACGCAAAAGGTTGGCAATCATACGCATATTTTTGCGCCTTTCTTGGCTTTAGAAAAATCTCACAGTGACGTGATGATTTTCTTACCCAAAGCAAAAACCCATTTTCAAATGTTATTGCGAATGGCCGCAAGTATGGTCGGCCAACATGGTCGCATTCATGTGGTTGGTGAAAACAAAGGCGGTATTAAAAGTGCTGCTAAATTAATGCAACAATATGGCCCTACACAAAAGGTTGATTCGGCGCGCCACTGCAGCCTGATTACCGTCATGGTTGAAGAACCCCACCTTGCCTTTGAGCCCGATGCTTGGCTTGACATGAATACCTATCAAGTTGAAGGTACAGAATGGCAAGTATCCTCAATGCCTGGGGTATTCAGCTACAAAGAGCTGGATGCGGGAACAGAGTTGCTGCTTGAAAAGCTTTCGGCGTCACTGAGCGGTGATGTATTAGATTTCGCGTGTGGCGCCGGCGTGATTGGTAGCTACATTATGCTGAAATACCCGCATTTAAAGCTGCACCTTACCGATGTGAGCGCCCTTGCGGTGTATTGTAGTGCTTTGACCCTAGCTGAAAACGGGTTGGCAGCAACCTTATATGCTGCGGATGGTTTACATGGGTTAACTCAAAAAGTACAGCATATTGTGACCAACCCACCGTTTCACACTGGCATTAAAACCGACTACACCATTACGAAGCGATTTATCTCAGACGCAAAGGCAACCTTAAGCCGTGGTGGCACTATGCAAATGGTGGCAAACCGATTTTTACCCTACCCTGGTTTGCTTGCTGAGCACTTCCAAACGGTTTATACCACAGCACAAACATCGCAATTTTCTGTTTATCAGGCTGCATTGTAATTAAAAAAGCCATTGGCTTATGCTAACTTAGCTTTTCTACCTGTTGCTTATGCCATTGTGAATACTTCACAATGGCACTCAGCGCTTTTCGTACACTAAACTTAAGCATTACGAGTGCACTACATGTACGCTCTGGGAGATTACCTGTGAATATTGTATTTGCTATTTCAGAAGTTGAAGAGTTGGTCAAAACTGGCGGACTTGCTGACGTTGGCAAAGCGCTCCCTCTCGCACTACATAGTTTGGGCGAAAGCATCACGATAATAATGCCTTATTACCAAGTGTTGGCAGAGCAATTAAACCTGCCCACGGTAACCGAGCAACAAACACTGTTCACTGAAGGGCAAGTGTACCACTTCGATATTCGCTACATGCAATGGCACGACATTCCAATTTACTTTGTAGACGCGCCTGATTACTTTATGCGTGAGGGACTATACGCCAACGCCTTTGAAGCTTACGAAGACAATGGTGAGCGCTTTAGTTTATTCAGCGGCGCTGTTCTACAGACGCTTAAAGCGATTGATAAAAAGTCGGATATTATTCACTGTCATGACTGGCACACGGCCATGCTTCCGTTTTTACTTACTCACGACAAATCTGGGTATTTCGATAACACCAAAACAGTATTCACTATTCATAATGCCGCTTTCCAAGGCGTACATAAACTAGAAACCATCCCGTTTCTTCGGCATCACCCGAACATCTTGGCGCAGGTACATGGCGGATACATCAACATGTTGCAAAGCGGTATTGAGTTTGCCTCGAAAGTGACGACTGTAAGTCCTAACTATGCAAGGGAGTTGCTTACCGACTTAGGCAGTCATGGGCTTCACGAACGTCTTGTTAACCGTCAAGCCGATTTAAGCGGCATTCTCAACGGATGTGATTATACGCAGTGGAATCCCGAAACAGATACATTTCTACCAGAGCACTACAGCGTAGAGAACCTTCATCCAAAAACGGCCTGTAAGCGAGTATTGCAAGAAAAGTCAGCACTGCCTGAGAATAGCAACATCCCACTTATTGGAATGGTCTGCCGCCTTACAGAACAAAAAGGCTTCGGGTATATACTGCCCATTTTAGACGACCTTATTAAGCATAACATTCAAATGGTCATTGTAGGTACTGGCGACCCCAAAGTATGTATGGACCTTGGTGAATTTGCTCAACAACATCCTGACAAATTTTCATTTATTAATGGGTTTAGTTCAGAGCATGCACACTTAGTAGAAGCTGGCGCAGACTTTTTCCTTATGCCTTCACAGTTTGAACCATGTGGATTAAATCAAATGTACAGCCTGGCTTACGGCACTATCCCTATTGTGCGCTCAGTAGGAGGGCTTAAAGACACAGTCATCGACTATAGCAACGATAGTGAAGGTACGGGATTTGTGTTTGATGAACCTACGCCCCGTGCTTTGTTAGCTTGTATTCGTCGGGCTCTACTGGCTTTCTATGAAGATGCGGCCCAGTTCAGAGCAATGCAACAACGAGGTATGCGAACCCGCTTTACGTGGGAAACGTCAGCTAAAAGTTATCAGCAGCTGTATTTATCGGCGACTAACTAGACGCTAATTTGTTGTTCTTTTATCGTTTTGTACCGTTTTTTAACTGTGTCTTTTATCATAGTTAGCAACGACAAAAGCGCACAAAAACCGTAGATGAAGTAGGTTATAGCTTCATTACCTTCTACATTAATTATTGTTTATAAGCGCCTTTCTTTTTGCTTACTTTTGCGCCACTATTAAAAAACGGATGACGTAAATGGACAGTACACAAGGCAGGTATGACGGATAAGGCAGTAAAGCTTTCTATAAAAAGCCTCTTTCTTTGGGTAGTGATGTCTATTATTACCTTCTCAATTGCAGTGTTGTCAGGCCTTGCTGTTTATACGCAAATAAAAACCTATCGCCATGAGCTTGAATCTAACGCAATGATGCTGGCCAAGTTGGTGGCTAGAAGCTCATCGACCTACCTTTATGATGACACCCCTGAACGTATAGAAGTTGCGTTAAGTAATCTTACCGCTGCTGAGCATGTACTCAATGCTCACGTTTACAAAGCTCAAGACGGTGCATTGCAGCCAGAAATTTTTGCTTCGTACAATAAAGAGGGGCAGCTTTTATTAGGTGGCAAGGAAAACCAGTTAGCTCCCATGGTTATGAATCCAATACTGGCAGATAACGGGCACTACCTTGAACTGAGCGCCAAAGTGTTTGACCCGGAAACGAACATCCAGTTGGGTTGGGTATATTTAAGGGTCTCCTCGGAAAACTTTAATCAACTGGTTGGAAAGTCAATTTGGCTAAATTTAGCAGTCGCTTTAGTGCTGTTAGCCATAAGCTTTTACTCTGCTATTAGAATGCAGCGCTTTGTAACCGGCCCAGTGGAAGGCATAGCTAACTTTTTACAGCGCACGTCTCGACAGCGTGACTATTCAGCCCGTGCTAATGGTTCAAGCATTAAAGAACTCGATATTTTAGCTGATGCGGTCAATGTAATGCTGCTTCGCATGCAAGAATACATGCAAAAACAGAGGCAGGCAGAGGAGCAACACAGAAAACTAAATGCCAGTCTTGAAGATATGGTCAGCCATCGAACGACAGCACTTAAAGACGCAAACCAAGAGCTTATACAAACGCTAGAAAAGCTGCATCAATTCCAGCGTCAAATCGTGCAGAACGAAAAAATGGCTTCTCTCGGTGACATGGTTGCCGGTGTCGCCCATGAAGTTAATACACCAATTGGCTTAGGCGTAACTGCATCAACCATGATGTTAGATAGGTTAGCTGTTATTCACAAGGACTTTGAAAATAAAACCCTGAAAGCCAGCGCAATGAAGCGCTTCTTGGAAGAAAGTAACGAAAACCTCAATATTATTTACCGTAATTTGAATAGAGCTGCCGAGCTTATTAGCAGTTTTAAGCAGGTTGCCGTAGATCAAACCTCAGAATCTAGTAGAAGTTTTTGCGTTGTGCAGCTAGTTAATGAGATACTGTTGTCATTGCAGCCTCGACTTAAAAAATTAAAACACAACATCAACGTAAATTGCGACCCTACCCTTAGCGTTGAAACGAAGGCTGGCCCGATAAATCAAATTTTGATTAATTTAATCATGAATTCGGTAATTCATGGGTTTGAAACCATGGATGAAGGCACCATTGATATTCGTGCCGAGTTGGTTAGCAGTGATAAGCTCAAGCTTGTTTATACCGATAACGGAAAAGGCATTTCCCCGGAAATCCGCAAGCGGATTTTCGACCCCTTTGTTACCACAAAGCGTGGTCAAGGCGGCTCCGGATTGGGAATGCACTTAGTGTACAACTTAGTGACGCAAGCCCTTAATGGTTCAATTTCGATTACCAGCGAGGAGGGCAACGGGGTAGAATTTGTCATTATCTTCCCTGTTGTTAATGCGAAAACATCAGAATAGTTGTATAAAGTATGAACTTTTCTTGATTTTTATTGGCTAACCCCAATACCTTAACAATAAGAATATTCACAAGTTACTTGCAATCAAGTACATGAATATTAAAATTTAACCAGTTAGTTGCTTAAATCGTATTTTAGAAAGAGTGTAAAACACCATGCAGACGCCAAATGTGTTAATTGTTGAAGATGAGGTGGTAACCCGTACCACGCTTAAGAGTTTATTTGAAGCGGAAGGGTATAATGTATTTGAAGCCGAAAATGGTGATCAAATGCATGATTTCTTCGAGAATCACGCTATCAATTTGGTTATCATGGATATTAACCTTCCAGGTAAAAACGGCCTAATTCTAGCGCGTGAAGTACGCGATCGTAAGAACGTTGGTCTTATTTTCCTAACAGGCCGTGACAACGACGTTGACCGCATTCTAGGTCTTGAAATTGGCGCAGACGACTATCTGACTAAGCCGTTCAATCCGCGTGAATTAACTATCCGCGCGCGCAACTTACTGTCTCGTACAACAAACTCTTCAGAAGATGACGATTTGCCAAGCCGTGTGAGCTTTAATGGTTGGACCCTTGATGGTGATAGCCGTTCATTGATCTCTCCTAACGGTAAAGAATTCCGTCTACCTCGTAGTGAATTCCGTGCGCTTCACCTTTTCCTAAGTAACCCAGGTAAGATCCTTACCCGTGAACAGCTAATTATGGAAATGACTGGACGCGAGCTTCGTCCAAACGACCGTACGGTTGACGTAACTATTCGTCGTATTCGTAAGCACTTCGAGTCAGATCCAACAGATGAAGAATTGATTGTAACTATCCACGGTGAAGGTTACCGCTTCTGCGGTCAGGTTGACGGCTAAGTCGCTACTTGAATGGATATTAAGTTAATACAAAAGCCGCTACCATGTAGCGGCTTTTTTGTACGTGATGGTATCAGACTAGCTAGCAGTAGCGCGAAAGCAAACCGAATAGCGGTAATACTTTTCTTCTAATAAAAATGCTTTGTGTGTACTTGGGCTCCACGAGTCATCGCCGCCCACGCCCATATGTGCATGGTCAATGTAAACAAACACGCAATCCTGAGGGACTAAATCACAGGTATGCTTTGCGTCCTCCAACTGTGCTTGCCCATATTCACTTACACTGAAGTGGAACTGCCCGGTGGCAGTAAATTCGCCGATAGCCAGTTCTTTACAGTGACTGCGTAAGCCATTGTCGGTAGGAAATACATAGCGCGTTTGCATCTCTTCTAAAGGCAAGGTGTAGTGACCATAGCGCGCCGCCGCTTTTCTGTCTGGGTAGTTCTCAAACGGCCCTAGCCCCTGCCATGTTACTGGCATTTGTTCCTGTGACTCTGGCACTGCGGTTTGCATACCAATACGCGGCATGGGAGGTAAGCCATCGTCTAATAACACCTCTACTTCTACTGAAAGTTCGGCTTGCGTGTTTATGGTATAAACCCACTTGGTTGAAGCCACCAGCTTTTGATCATAATGATATTCAAATAACGATGTTATACGCACGTCTTGCGCGCCCTGCTCGACGTTTACGCCCGTGCAAGTGCGTAACCACTCACCTATACCAGCACGACGCCAGCGAGACTCCCAAGCATTAGGGTCTGGGTTATCAACTTCACTTACCCCAATGTCGTTATCTAGCGGTGCCCGGAAAAAACTATCCTCTAGCGGCGCGCTCAGAACTTCCTCTGCGTTTTTAAGCCACGACGTCAATAGCCCGCTTTCACTATTAAAGCTAAACACGTTGTTTCGGGCGTGTACCAGCAACACCCCATCTTGAGCTTCAATTGACAGCTCACTCGTGCCGTTAACTATGTCACTCTCATTGGTACAAAACGGCATTATTCCCGCCTTGTTGACTATTTCTAACTGGGCCATATCCATATTATGCCCAGCATTAGCCCACGTGCAGTCATTCACTAATACCACATCAATATTTAAGTGATACTCAGCCCCAACTTTAAACGTAATTTCAGGGGTTAGCGTCAGCATTTTTGTTTGCTGCGGACCTATATTGATTTCGCATTCACCCTTTGCATTAGCAATTGGTTTTCCGTCTTCTAGTACTTGCCAACACAACAATTCATTATCTGTATGTCTAAATAGGTAATCGCTGCTTACGGTAAGCTCAAACTTGTTGTCTCTTTCAATTAGCGAGAAGCTCAAGTGCTGCTGACAATATTTTGCTTCGAATAAGTGGGGGTGAGGCGTTCTGTCTGGGAACAGCAAGCCGTTAATACAGAACTGACGGTCGTTATCGGTATCACCGAAGTCGCCACCGTAAGCCCAGTAGGCTTCACCACTGTCTGTGTACTTGGTTAACCCTTGATCAACCCAGTCCCAAATAAAGCCGCCCTGAAGACGTGGATAGTCTTTAAATGCTTTCCAGTATTCATCAAAACTGCCCAAACTGTTACCCATCGCGTGAGCGTACTCACATAAAATAACGGGACGGTTTTCACCCGGCATCGACAACCATTTTTTGATAGCCCATTTAGGTACAGCATCGTCTTTTACATCCGTATCTACCCGCGCATACATAGGCGCGATAATATCGGTAGCCGTTGTGTCAGCGCCCCCACCCTCATATTGCACAGGTCGTGATGGGTCAAATGACTTCGCCCAGCCATACATGGCGTCGTGGGTAGGGCCGTGGCCACACTCATTGCCTAGCGACCAAATGATAATACTTGGATGGTTTTTATCTCGTTCAACCATTTGGGTAAAGCGAGCCATGTAAGCGCCTGCCCAAAGCGGGTCGCGAGACAACCTACCCATGGGAAACATACCGTGGGTTTCGATATTCGCTTCATCG
This genomic window contains:
- a CDS encoding alpha/beta fold hydrolase, translating into MSVQHPVLFFPGTLCDERVFLPLWRKLNIPQRRYVPLQWAASQEEMLALSEDRILDNEKVHLVGYSMGGFIAALVAQRNPNNVASVTLIGYNPEGLSKEEIAKRKQLTTMLKQGKFKPDNDAYLSRFIHPSRLEDENVAGVVRSMAQDLGKTTLLNHTLATTPRESTVKALAKINAPLTLITAQQDAIAPADAIQRLKSVLPKATFHTIGDAGHMLVLEQTDAVASIIAKQISV
- the trmB gene encoding tRNA (guanosine(46)-N7)-methyltransferase TrmB encodes the protein MRQFKSQAEAEAAGVYVSKVKSFVKREGRLTKAQEKALADYWPTKGIDYVDAPLYLPEVFGRDAEVVVEIGFGMGKSLVEMAANAPEKDFIGIEVHRPGVGACLADASEQGVENLRVMEHDAVEVLKNMIPDGSLSRLQLFFPDPWHKKRHHKRRIVQPEFVELVRTKLAIGGCFHMATDWEQYAEHMLDVMTHAEGYTNTATDGDYVPRPDYRPITKFETRGQKLGHGVWDLIFERTK
- a CDS encoding methyltransferase, with the translated sequence MILSPQSQLLERNIALFDEGQWAFINPADAYFLDGLKSQEVTVLHQYFDIFSECVRVIPSVSFDSRDITHTGFEVTQKVGNHTHIFAPFLALEKSHSDVMIFLPKAKTHFQMLLRMAASMVGQHGRIHVVGENKGGIKSAAKLMQQYGPTQKVDSARHCSLITVMVEEPHLAFEPDAWLDMNTYQVEGTEWQVSSMPGVFSYKELDAGTELLLEKLSASLSGDVLDFACGAGVIGSYIMLKYPHLKLHLTDVSALAVYCSALTLAENGLAATLYAADGLHGLTQKVQHIVTNPPFHTGIKTDYTITKRFISDAKATLSRGGTMQMVANRFLPYPGLLAEHFQTVYTTAQTSQFSVYQAAL
- the glgA gene encoding glycogen synthase GlgA, whose translation is MNIVFAISEVEELVKTGGLADVGKALPLALHSLGESITIIMPYYQVLAEQLNLPTVTEQQTLFTEGQVYHFDIRYMQWHDIPIYFVDAPDYFMREGLYANAFEAYEDNGERFSLFSGAVLQTLKAIDKKSDIIHCHDWHTAMLPFLLTHDKSGYFDNTKTVFTIHNAAFQGVHKLETIPFLRHHPNILAQVHGGYINMLQSGIEFASKVTTVSPNYARELLTDLGSHGLHERLVNRQADLSGILNGCDYTQWNPETDTFLPEHYSVENLHPKTACKRVLQEKSALPENSNIPLIGMVCRLTEQKGFGYILPILDDLIKHNIQMVIVGTGDPKVCMDLGEFAQQHPDKFSFINGFSSEHAHLVEAGADFFLMPSQFEPCGLNQMYSLAYGTIPIVRSVGGLKDTVIDYSNDSEGTGFVFDEPTPRALLACIRRALLAFYEDAAQFRAMQQRGMRTRFTWETSAKSYQQLYLSATN
- a CDS encoding ATP-binding protein, translating into MTDKAVKLSIKSLFLWVVMSIITFSIAVLSGLAVYTQIKTYRHELESNAMMLAKLVARSSSTYLYDDTPERIEVALSNLTAAEHVLNAHVYKAQDGALQPEIFASYNKEGQLLLGGKENQLAPMVMNPILADNGHYLELSAKVFDPETNIQLGWVYLRVSSENFNQLVGKSIWLNLAVALVLLAISFYSAIRMQRFVTGPVEGIANFLQRTSRQRDYSARANGSSIKELDILADAVNVMLLRMQEYMQKQRQAEEQHRKLNASLEDMVSHRTTALKDANQELIQTLEKLHQFQRQIVQNEKMASLGDMVAGVAHEVNTPIGLGVTASTMMLDRLAVIHKDFENKTLKASAMKRFLEESNENLNIIYRNLNRAAELISSFKQVAVDQTSESSRSFCVVQLVNEILLSLQPRLKKLKHNINVNCDPTLSVETKAGPINQILINLIMNSVIHGFETMDEGTIDIRAELVSSDKLKLVYTDNGKGISPEIRKRIFDPFVTTKRGQGGSGLGMHLVYNLVTQALNGSISITSEEGNGVEFVIIFPVVNAKTSE
- the arcA gene encoding two-component system response regulator ArcA, with the translated sequence MQTPNVLIVEDEVVTRTTLKSLFEAEGYNVFEAENGDQMHDFFENHAINLVIMDINLPGKNGLILAREVRDRKNVGLIFLTGRDNDVDRILGLEIGADDYLTKPFNPRELTIRARNLLSRTTNSSEDDDLPSRVSFNGWTLDGDSRSLISPNGKEFRLPRSEFRALHLFLSNPGKILTREQLIMEMTGRELRPNDRTVDVTIRRIRKHFESDPTDEELIVTIHGEGYRFCGQVDG
- a CDS encoding beta-galactosidase; its protein translation is MLNVSQVVAQKDWQNPVVFQRNRISAHSPHYGYKTLEDALHSTNAQKRSLNGQWDFRLFDAPESVPDSLLTKTLSNDESENWQPIAVPSNWQLQGHDKPIYCNVKYPFAVNPPVVPSDNPTGCYRTTFNVTDDELKQRNHIVFEGVNSAFHLWCNGEYVGYSQDSRLPAEFDLSRLLVEGENRLAVMVIRWSDGSYLEDQDMWWLSGIFRDVNLVTKPQHHIQDVFVTPKLDACYRDATVSVRTAINAPSTFKVGIQLFDGDNAVTEQAITGTNNKRIDEKGGWDDVVFQALDVKEPKHWTAETPSLYRIVVSLIDESGNTVDREAYSVGFRNIEMINGQLLVNGKAVLIRGVNRHEHHQFKGHAINEDDMLEDIKLLKQNNFNAVRTAHYPNHPRWYELCDEYGLYVVDEANIETHGMFPMGRLSRDPLWAGAYMARFTQMVERDKNHPSIIIWSLGNECGHGPTHDAMYGWAKSFDPSRPVQYEGGGADTTATDIIAPMYARVDTDVKDDAVPKWAIKKWLSMPGENRPVILCEYAHAMGNSLGSFDEYWKAFKDYPRLQGGFIWDWVDQGLTKYTDSGEAYWAYGGDFGDTDNDRQFCINGLLFPDRTPHPHLFEAKYCQQHLSFSLIERDNKFELTVSSDYLFRHTDNELLCWQVLEDGKPIANAKGECEINIGPQQTKMLTLTPEITFKVGAEYHLNIDVVLVNDCTWANAGHNMDMAQLEIVNKAGIMPFCTNESDIVNGTSELSIEAQDGVLLVHARNNVFSFNSESGLLTSWLKNAEEVLSAPLEDSFFRAPLDNDIGVSEVDNPDPNAWESRWRRAGIGEWLRTCTGVNVEQGAQDVRITSLFEYHYDQKLVASTKWVYTINTQAELSVEVEVLLDDGLPPMPRIGMQTAVPESQEQMPVTWQGLGPFENYPDRKAAARYGHYTLPLEEMQTRYVFPTDNGLRSHCKELAIGEFTATGQFHFSVSEYGQAQLEDAKHTCDLVPQDCVFVYIDHAHMGVGGDDSWSPSTHKAFLLEEKYYRYSVCFRATAS